The window TTGGCCGTCGCAATCGGCGTTGAGCGCCGCCTTCAGGCAGCGCAGCGCCAGCGGGCTGTGTTCGAGGATGCGTTTGCACCAGGCGACGGTCTCTTCCTCCAGCCGTTCCAACGGCACCACGGCATTGACCAGCCCCATTTCGAGCGCCTGCTGCGCATCGTACTGCCGGCAGAGGTACCAGATCTCCCGCGCCTTTTTCTGTCCGACAATGCGGGCCAAATACGACGCGCCATAGCCGCCGTCGAAACTGCCGACCCGCGGCCCGGTCTGCCCGAAGCGAGCGTTGTCGGCGGCGATGGTCAGATCGCAGATCACATGCAGGACATGTCCGCCGCCAATGGCGTATCCGGCCACCATGGCGATCACCGGTTTGGGCAGGGTGCGGATCTGGCGTTGCAGGTCGAGGACATTCAGACGCGCCACGCCCTGATGATCGACATAGCCGGCCTCGCCGCGGATGCTCTGGTCGCCGCCGGAGCAGAAGGCTTCCGGCCCCTCGCCGGTGAGGATGACCACACCGATGGCGGCGTCGTCGCGAGCGTCATTGAAGGCCTGCGACATTTCGAAGACGGTCTGGGGACGGAACGCGTTGCGCACGTGCGGCCGGTTGATGGTGATCTTGGCGATCCCCTCGGCCTTGTCGTACTTGATATCGGCGTACTCGCCGGCCTTCTGCCACTGGATCATGGACGTCTCAACTTTCGCTGGCGGAGGTCATCAGGAAGGCGGACACCGCCGCCGCCGTCGCCTGCGGACGCTCCCAATGCGGGGAATGCCCCGCCTCGGGGATGATACACAATTGCGCGTTGGGGATCGAGCGGGCCATCGCCTCGCCGATCGCGCGGTATTTGGCATCCTGTGCGCCCGCCAGCACCAGGGTCGGCATCGTCAATTCCGGCAAGCGGTTGTGTAGCGGGGCCTGACGGCCGACGCTGAAGCCGCGCAGCGCCCGGGCCAGGCCTGTCGGGCGATTCTGCCGACGCAATGCCTGCCCACGCTCAAAGCGCGCCGCCGGCAGCGACTTTTGCGAGGCAAAAAGCGGCTGGTCGAGCCAGCGCTCGACAAACCAGTCGATCCCCCGGCTTTCAATCTCACTGGCCAGCTGATCGTCGGCCTGACGCCGCCGGGCACGTTCACGGTCATCGGCGATGCCCGGCGAGGCGCTTTCAAGAATCAGCCGACGCACACGGTGCGGATGGGCCAGCGCAAATTGCAGCGCAATGCGTCCGCCCATCGAATATCCCCACAGCGTCACCGCCGTGTGGCCGGCATGATCCAGATGCCCGGCGATCTCCGCGATCACCGACGCGAAGGTGTAACGTTGTGGATCGTCCAGATCGGTGAGCGCGCCATGGCCGGGCAAGTCGATGGCCTGGGTTTGCAGAGACGATTCGAACGCGGCGCGCACATCCGTCCAGACCGCGGCGCAGCCGGTGAAACCGTGGAGCAACCAGAGCGGGGATGGCATCGTCAGTTCAGCTCCAGCGCGGCACGCGCCGCCGCCGTGGCGCGTGTCAGCGTCGCCTGATGCCGGCGGTGATTGTCGGCACGATCACTGCGCAGGATAAACAGGCACGGACCGGGTTGCGCCAGGGAGTCGACAACTTGCACGTCAACGTTGCCACCGCCGGTTAGCCGCCGGCTTGGAATGCCGTGCGCCTGCGCCAGTCTTTCGAGATCGACACCATGCGGCATTGCCACCAGCGGTTCAAACACCGGGGTGTGCGCGGCGATCGGCAGGAAGTGAAACACCCCGCCGCCGTCGTTGTGGAAGACGACCAGTTTGAGCGGTACCTCCTGACGGACCAGACCCCAGAGGCCGTTCTGGTCGTGCAGGAATGTCAGATCGCCGAGCACGCAGACGGTCGGCTTGCCGGTGCCCGCCGCGACACCGGCCGCGGTGGAGATGATCCCGTCAATGCCGTTGGCGCCGCGGTTGACGATCACCCGCGGATGCCCGGCCCGCGCCGCGGCATACATCTCGGCCCAGCGTATGGGCATGCTGTTGGAGAGAAAAAGCGGAGTCGCCGTCGGCAGTTGCGCGATGAGATCGGCGATCGCCGCCGCCTCCGTCGGGGCTTCCGACAGGGCAATGGATTCGCGCAGCGACTGCGAAACCGCCGTGTCCGCCACCTGCCAGCGCCTGCGGTAAAACTCCGCCTCCGCAGCGACCCGGAGATCGGCCTGATGCAGTTGTGCCAGCGCCGCCGCCAACGGCAATGACAGCGCGTGGGTCAGACAGCGATGCGGATCGGGAACCTGGAGTTCATGAATGCCGATCTTCGGGACATCGCGCAACCCGGCGATCCACTCACTGAATGCCTTCGAGGTCGGCAGGCCGCCCAGCCGCAGGACGAGATCGGGCGCCAACGCTTCGGCCACATGCGAATCGCGGAGAATGAGATCCGCATGCGCGATCGCGCCGGGCAGCGCGCGCGTCGGCGACGCAATGTCGGACAGAAGCGGCGCGCCCAACGCATCGGCCAGTTGGCCAATCCCATTGGATACCGCTTCAACCGCCGGCATCGGACCGCAGACAATCAGCGGGCGTCGGCTCTGCCGCAACAACTCCGCGACTGTGGCAAGTTCGCCGTGCTCCGATGGCTGCTGATCGACGAATTGGTCGTTGGTCGTCAATTGCGGCAATGCGGCGTCGGCATCGCCGATGATGCCCGCGGCCTCAGCGGGCGTCGGAATCAACGGCTCATCGAACGGCGCATTCAGATGAACCGGGCCGTGGGCTGACCGACGGAATGATTCCACACCCGCGTCGATCCAGCGCGTAAACGTCGCGGGGCGGGCATCGGGAACCGGGAGATCAACGAAGTGGAGCGGGTAGTTGCCATACAGATGGATCTGGTCGATGGTCTGCGACGCGCCCACGCCGCGCAGGCGCGGCGGACGGTCGGCGGTGATGACGATAAGCGGCGTGCCGGAAGCGCGGGCTTCAATGATGGCGGGAAAGTAATTGGCGGCGGCGGTGCCGGAGGTGCAGACGAGCGCAGCCGGCTGTCCGGTGCCCTTGCCGATGCCCAGCGCCAGAAATCCCGCCGCGCGTTCATCGGGATTGGTCCAGATCCGCAGCGCGCGGCCATGTCCGGCGGCCAGCACCAGCGGCGCGCAGCGCGAGCCGGAGGAGACCACGACATGCCGCAATCCGGCGCGCGCCAACGTCGCAAGCAGCGCGTGGGCGCAACGCAGATTGTCGGCGGCGGCGCCTACGGCTGCGGCTCCGCCGGATGGACCGCGCTGTGGAAGGCGCTCAGTTTGTCCTGTATTTCGCACCATTCGTTGTCGGGGACGGAGCCGCGCACTAGCCCGGCGCCGGCATAGAGCCATCCACGCTCGACACCCAGCAGCGCGGAACGAATCGCCACCGCGAACTCGGCGCTATCGGCGCCGATCCAGCCCACCGGGGCCGCATACCAACCGCGCGGAATCGCCTCCACGGCGCGGATAATGGCCAACGCGGCCGCGCGCGGTGTGCCCGCCACCGCCGGCGTCGGATGCAGGGCCTCCAGCATCTGCCCGGGGGTGACGCCGGACCGCAGATCGACGGCCATCGCCGAACGCAGATGAGTGAGCGTGCGCAGACGGGACAGTTCCAACTGCGCGACCGGATCGGGAGAATCGGATGCCGCCAAACGGCGCAGCGCGTCGCGTACCGCATCGACCACGACACGATGCTCGTGCTGATCCTTGGCGCTGGCCAACAGTTGCTCGGCTCGCGCCTGATCACTGGCGGGATCGACGCCACGCACCACCGTGCCGGCGATCGCCTCGCTTTCCAGACGGCCGCCGCTCCAGCGCAACAAACGCTCCGGCGAGGCACCGAGGAAGGCGAAGCGCTCATCGTATTGAAAACCGAAGTGATAGCAGGAGGCGTCGAAATCACGCAAGCGACGGACCACCGGCCAGGGGTCGAGCGCGCCGGAATTGGGAGATTGGATGGCGACGGGCTGGCAGTGGGCAATCACCGTCTTGACGAAATCGCCAGCGTCAATACGGCGCAGCACATCACGCACCGATGCCAACCAGGCGTCACGCGCCGCGTCCGTCCCTTCCTCGTCGACGGCGATTCGCGGACCGGCAGGGCATTCGCCGGCAAATCCGCCCCAGTACCGTTGATTGAACAGCGCCAGCCGGTCGACCAGCGTCTCGGAGGTGGTGCGCGGGGTCACCTCGAAGGCGAAGAACATGTACGATTGCGTGTCGCGACGGACATAGAGCGCTTCGGGAAGAATCAGCGCCGCATCGCCGAAGCTGCTGTCGCGCCAGGGGCCGCGGTCGGTCTGATGCGGGTCGAAGGCGAATCCGCCGAAGAACCGCGGGCGACGTCCCGCCGGCGCCGGTTCGGCGATGACATGCTTCCGGACAAATGCGGCGGCCTCATCGGCGGCGGCGCGCATGGCGGATTCGCCATGGCCGCCGATGACATGGGCGGCGCCGAGCCCGGCATACTCCCAGCCGTCGCGCCCGCGCCAGTACATCGCAGGAATGCCATGATGTCGCGACAACCAGACCACCGGATCACCGACCGGGGCGGTGAAGCCGAGCACAAGCACGGTCTTGGTGTCCTGACGGCGGGCCTGCTCAATGGCGGTGCGCGCCAAGTCCCAGGCCGAGAGGGCAGGCGCGCCAACCGTGGGCGCGGGAGGGGTCATGGTGGAAAGTGAGGCCATGGTCAGCCGCCGGGGCGCCGTTCCCGCCGGAGGCAAATTTTGCCTGAGTATCGCAGGGAACAGTTCCCTAACATACGCAACCGTTCCGGCCCCATTCCAGCCGATTTCGGCGCGGGCGGAGGGTCTTGGAAGCGGATAACGCGGGAATTGCCAAAGTGTTCGCCAGTGTGCAAATCCAGGAGATGTTCGACGCGGTCGCGCCGGGATATGACCGCGCCAACCAGGTGCTGTCGTTGGGCATCCATCATCGCTGGCGCCGACAGCTGGTGCGGCTGGCGGGGGCGGGAGCGGGGATGCGGGTCCTGGACTGCGCCACCGGCACCGGCGATCTGGCCTTCGCCTTCCAGCGCGCGGTCGGGCCCACCGGGCAGGTGACCGGCCTGGATTTCGCGCCGCAGATGATCGCGCTGGCCGAGCGCAAACGCGCCCAACGTCATCTGCCGGTCGTGTTCACCGTCGGCGATGTCCTGGCGCTGCCGTTTCCCGACGACGCCTTCGACATCAGTTCGATTGCCTTCGGGATTCGCAATGTCGATGACCCGGTGGCGGGACTGCGTGAAATGGCGCGAGTGGTCCGTCCCGGAGGGCGTGTCGCGGTGCTGGAATTCGGTCAGCCGGATGGGGCGCTGTTCGGACGGTTCTTCCGCTGGTACAGCAACCGGGTGATCCCCAAAGTGGGCGGCTGGATCACCGGCAAACCCTCCTCGTACCGATACCTGACCGACAGTTCGGCCGCCTTCCCCGCGGCGGAAAAATTCGTCGAGCTGATGCACGCCGCCGGGGTTTTTAGCGCGATTGTCTCCCGCCCCGTAACTGGAAAGATCGCCTACATATACATCGGCACCGTCGCCTGAGGCCGTCTTCCCCCGTCCCCACGCGCCTGTTTTTCCCTGCGGAAACGGTCGATTCGACGGAACCTGCGGCGGGATTTCCCGTAAGAATAGGTGTGGGCAGTGAGGAGCTGCCCCGGGACCGTAAGGAGCGCAGTGATGTATTTCGAAAAGACCCGCCGGTCATTCCGGCGCTTCCGCCGCCGTCTCGCATCTCTCCGCCGCAAAGAACTGCGTCAATTGCAGACCGAAACATCGGTCGATGAATCGTTGCACGAGAGGCAGATTCATCGTGTTCCCACGCGGCAGGAGAAACGCGTCGCAGAGGCCTTCCATCAGGACCTCCGCGAGGTTGAAATCGCCTAACTCTTGCCCCGTCCCGCCAACCGTCGGGACGGCTTCCCCGTGCAGCACACGCCGGTCTCCCCCAAGAGGCCGGCGTTCTTCTTTAGGTGAAGTCCGCGCTCGACGATGGCGCACGGCGTGTCGGCTCTCACTCCCGCATGAAGAATCGGCTCTCGATTCGCAGGAGATGTTGAATCGATTCTGTCGCCCCCGAAAGCGGGGGCCCAGACCGCGGGCGACCACGATGACATTGTGACTTAAGGGACGTGCGCTTGTCGCAGGCCCTGACGGGGACGATCTACGCCGCGCGCAGCGACTCGATGATCTTGGCGCGCGATGCGCGCACCGCCGGCAGGAAGCCGCCGACCAGTCCCATGACCAGCGCGAAGATCAGCGAACTCACCACAATCTGCGGTGAGAGCGCGAAACTGAAGGCCAGCTCGGAGAAGGTGTCCCAGTTGGTGGTCGAGACCTGGACCAGCGACATGAACGAGGCGGCCACCAACCCGACCGCGCCGCCCAACAGCGCGATCCAGATCGACTCCAACAGAAAGACAAAGAGGATGCGTCCGCGCGAAAACCCAAGGGCGCGCAGAGTGCCGATCTCGATGGTGCGGTTGGCCACGGCGGCGTACATCGTGATCATCGCCCCGACGATCGCCCCCAGCCCGAAGATGAACGACACCACCTGTCCGACCACGGTGATGAAGGTGGTCGTTGCCTGCGACTGCTTGGCGTAGTACTCCTTTTCCTGGTGGACATCGACGGTCATGCGCGGGTCGGACTCCATCTTCTGCTTCAACTGCTCGAACAGGGCCGGATCGCGCAGACGCACGGTGACCGAGGAATAGATGTTGCGGCGGAAGGCCTGCTGGACCTGGTCGACATCGCCCCAGAGTTCGGAGTCGAACCCGGCGCCGCCGGCGTCGAAGGTGCCGACCACCGTCCACTCGCGTCCGGCAAACGACACGCTCTCCCCCAGCCCGCAGCCGGTGAAGTTCTTCGCCACCGCGCTGCCGGCGATCACCTCGGAAGTTCCGGGGGTGAACATCCGCCCGGCGGTCAGCCGGACCAGTTCGCCGCGCAACTCGAAGACGTTGTCGTTGGTGCCGCGGATGATGACGTTGGCGGCGTCGCCGCCCTCGCGCTTGGTGGTGTTGATCAGGACGACGATTTCATTGACCGCGATCGGCTTGCCCTCGGCGTTGACGGCGACTTCGGACTGCGTCTTGGCGATCTGCGCGTCGCTGCGCATGACCAGCGAAATCGTCTCGGTGTTGGCGCCGTCGCGGACGAAGATCGCGTTGTCCGTGGAGCCGGTGGCGACCAGCGTTTCCTGCAGCCCATGGCCGAGCATCAGCACGGCGGCGAAGACGAAGACCACCAGCCCCATGCCGAGCACGGTCAGCGCGGTGGTGAGTTTGCGCGTGGTCAGGTTCCGCCAGGTGTAGGAGAGAAAAAGACCCATATCATCCAATCCGCCGCAGGCCGTTGACGATCGACACATGGATGGCGCGCCAGGCGGGGAAGACCGCCGCCAGCACACCGACACCGAAGGCGGCCAACCCCGCCAACTGGAAGGTGCGCGCCTCGATCGGGAAGACCGGGAACCAACTGCGCAGCGCCACCGCCACGCCGTTGAGCACCGGGAACATCAGGAGCATCCCCACCACACCCCCCATCAACGCGATCATCAGCGACTCGCCGCCGATCAGTCCGAGGATGTGCCCGCCGGAGAAGCCGAGGGTCTTGAGGACGGCGTATTCGGAGATGCGCTCGCGCGCGGTCATCGCCATGGTGTTGGCCGCCACCAGCAGGATGATGCCGATGACCAGGACCGAGATCACCTGCAGCGAGAAGATGATCGTGCCGGCCATCGCCACAAAACTCTGCTGGAACTGCGCCTCGGTCTCGGTGACGGTCTCGTCGGGCGAGTTGTCGAACTCGGCGTCGACCGCCTGCGAGATCGCCGCCGCGCGGGCGGGATCGTCGATTTTGATCACGTACCAGCCCACCTGTCCGGCGCGCTCGGGCCACTCCTGCAGCATGCGCTGCTCGATGTACTGCCAGTTGAAGATGAACTGCGAATCGTCGATGGTCTCGTCACGGCCGCGGTAGGTGCCGACAATCTCGAAGTCCCAGGTGCCGGGGTAGATGGTGCCGGTAAACGGGATCTTCTGCCCCACCTGCCAGCCGAACCGCGCCATGGTTTCGACGCCGACGATGGCGCCGTTGCGGGTGTTGGCCAGCTTATCGATGGCGCCCTCATCGACGATGAACTCGGGGTAGAGCCGGAACATCGATGTGTCCTCGAAGGCGAACTGGGCAAAGAAGTTCTTCGGATCCTGGTAGATGCCGCCAAACCAGGTCCCATGCCCGACCGCCTCCACGCCGGGGATGCGTTCGATCTTCTGCTTCTGCGCCACCGGCAACGTGAAGGTGATCGAGATGCGGCTGCGGGTGATGAGCCGATCGGGGGCCGACTGATTGACGCCGGCGTACCAGGCGGCGATCACCGTGCGCAGAAGCCCGAAGGCGAGAATGGCCACCGCGATCCCGAGCACCGTGAGCGCGGTGCGCAGCTTGTGCCGCAGGGCATTCTTGTAGATCAGCTTGAAGACGCGCATCGGTTCGTCCTCAGGCGAGCTCGCCTTTTTCGAGGTGACGCTGGGTGTGCGCGCGTTCGGCCGCGCGCGGGTCATGGGTGACCATCACGATGGTCTTTTTGAATTCGCTGTTCAACTGCCCGAGCAAATCGAGAATTTCCCCGGCCGATTGCCGGTCCAGATCGCCGGTGGGTTCATCGGCGACGATCAGCGTCGGATCGGTGACAATGGCGCGGGCGATGGCGACACGCTGCTCCTGACCGCCGGAAAGTTGGCGCGGGTAGTGGTGCATGCGGTCCTTCAGCCCGACCAGCTCCAGCGCGGTCTCGGTCTGCCGCTTGCGCTCGGCGCGGGTGAGTTTCGTCAGAAGCAGCGGCAGCTCCACATTGCCGAAAGCGGTCAACACCGGCAGCAGATTATAGAACTGGAAGACAAAGCCGATGTGACGCGCCCGCCACTTGGCCAGGTCGGACTCGCCCAACTGCCCCAGGTTGGTGCCCGCCACCCAGACTTCGCCCGAATCGGGACGGTCGATGCCGGCGATCAGGTTGAGCAGAGTGGTCTTGCCCGAACCCGAAGGCCCCATCAGCGCGACAAACTCCCCTTCGGGCACAGTCAGGGACAAGTGGTTGAGCACCGGAACTTCGACTTTGTCGCGGTGGTAGACCTTGCTGACGCTGCGTACTTCGACCACGTTGTTGGCCATGTGATGGATCCCGAACGGTTTTAGGATTTCAGTTTGATGGTGTCGCCATCGCCCAGCTGCGGCGGCGGGGCGATCACCACGACATCGCCGAGTTCGACGCCGGCGCGCACTTCCACCGTGCCGCCGTAGGTCTGCCCGGTCTCGACCGGGCGCATGCTCACACGTCCCTGCTTGACCACAAACACCGCGGCGACGCCGTTGCGCTGCACCACCGCGCTGGAGGGCACGGTCAGCACGGTCTTGGTGCTGACCGCGTCACTTTGCAGGTCGCCGGGCAGAAAACTGATCTTGGCGCTCATCTCCGGCAGGACCCGGCCATCGAGCTGGTCGAAGGCGACCTTGACCATGACCGTGGCCTTCGAGCGGTCGGCGGTGGGAACGACTTTCTTCACACGGCCGCGGTAGGGCTCGGCGGGGAGCGCATCGAGTGTGATCAGGCAGGGCTGGCCGACACGGATCTGCTGGATGTTCGACTCGCTGACATCGGCCTCGACTTCCAGCGAGGACATGTCGGCGATGGTGACCACCGCCCCTCGCGAGCTGGAGGAGGAGGCAAACGGCGCGACCACTTCGCCGACGTCGGCGGTCTTGGTGAGCACGGTGCCGTCGAAGGGGGCGCGGATGATGGTGTTCTCCACCTGCACCTCGGCCCACTCGACATTGGCGGCGGCGGCGCGCAGACCGGCCTCGGCCGCGACGACGTTGGCCTCGGCGCTCTCGCTGGCGGCGCGCGCCTGATCGTATTCGGCCTCGGAGGCCAGTTGCTTGTCGCGCAGACCGCTGACACGGTCGAAGCGCAGACGCGCCTCACGGGCCTGGGCCTTGGCGTATTCGACCGCGGCTTCGGCCTCCTTCTGGGCCGCGCGCGCGGCGCCCAGCGAGGCGGTCACATCGGCCGCCTCGAGGCGGGCGATGATGTCGCCGGCCTTCACCTGATCGCCTTCCTCGACACGCAGTTCTTCCAGACGGCCGGTGCCCTTCGAGGCCACTGCCGCGGCGCGTTGCGCCACCACATATCCGGTGGCGGTCAGAAGCGACTGCGCGCTCGCCGGCGCCAGACGCTGCACCGTGGCGGTCTGCACTTCGATCGCCGCGGCGCCGCGTCCAAAGAAGAAATAGCCGATCAGCGCAACGACAGCGACAGCAATCAGACCCCACAGCCAGGCGCGCGATTTGGACGAAGCGGATGGACCGGAGGGACGCGGTTCATCGCGGTTAATGCGCAGCGAAGAGAGACTGGGTCTGGGTGAGTCGGTCGTCATGGTGTCATCCTGAATCCGAGGACCAGAGTGCTCCCGTGCAAAAGAGCCGCAATATACGGCAGAGCATTAAACGGGCGATATCACTCTGAGTTTCGGACCGGACATGGATCATGGCCTTTTCCTGCTTCGGCCAGACGTCTATTTTGTAAGGTCAAGCGGGACAATGCGATATCGCGCACGTTCCGTTTTACTCCCGCGATATTTGCCGGCCGGAGTTTTCGTTATGTTCACACCGTCGGCGGGGGAAGTGATTGCCTGCCGCCACGGATTGGCCGATTCTGGACGGGGTGTCGGCGGCGATTCTCAGGAGGCGCGGATGGAGTGGTTGATACCGCTGGTGGTGGGGCTGTTTTTGGGCGCGGCGATGACATGGGTGATCGCCCGCCGTCAGAACGCCGCCTCGCTGCAGGCGTTGCGCGAGGAGATGGCGTTGTCGCACCAGAACGCGCTGGCCTTCGCGCAGACGCAATTGCAGAAGAACGAGGAATCCTTCGTGCGTTTGCGGCAGGAACACGAGGAGGCGAAGGTCGCCCGAGAACGCGCCGAATCCGATCTGCGCAACGCCCAAAAAGCGCTGGAGGACCAGCGCCGCAACATCGAGGAGATCCGCGCGCAGATGATCGACCGTTTCAAGGCGCTCTCCTCGGAGATTCTCCGTCAGACGCTCGATGACGCCAAAGGCGATCTGACCCAGAAGCAGCAGGCGATTGACACGCTGCTCAGGCCGGTGGCCGACACGCTCAAGCGATATGAGGAACACATCAAGGCGCTGGAACAGGCGCGTCAGCAGGCCTACGGCAACATCGAGGCGCAACTCAAGCAGGTCACCCAGTCGACGCAGGAGTTGCAGAAGCAGACCTTCAGTCTCGGGCAGGCGCTGCGCGCGCCGCAGGTGAAGGGGCGCTGGGGCGAGCTGACCCTGCGCCGCATCGTTGAACTGGCCGGCATGACCGAGCATGTCGACTTCGTCGA is drawn from bacterium and contains these coding sequences:
- the menB gene encoding 1,4-dihydroxy-2-naphthoyl-CoA synthase, whose translation is MIQWQKAGEYADIKYDKAEGIAKITINRPHVRNAFRPQTVFEMSQAFNDARDDAAIGVVILTGEGPEAFCSGGDQSIRGEAGYVDHQGVARLNVLDLQRQIRTLPKPVIAMVAGYAIGGGHVLHVICDLTIAADNARFGQTGPRVGSFDGGYGASYLARIVGQKKAREIWYLCRQYDAQQALEMGLVNAVVPLERLEEETVAWCKRILEHSPLALRCLKAALNADCDGQAGLQELAGNATLLFYMTEEAQEGKKAFLEKRRPDFSKFPRFP
- the menH gene encoding 2-succinyl-6-hydroxy-2,4-cyclohexadiene-1-carboxylate synthase codes for the protein MPSPLWLLHGFTGCAAVWTDVRAAFESSLQTQAIDLPGHGALTDLDDPQRYTFASVIAEIAGHLDHAGHTAVTLWGYSMGGRIALQFALAHPHRVRRLILESASPGIADDRERARRRQADDQLASEIESRGIDWFVERWLDQPLFASQKSLPAARFERGQALRRQNRPTGLARALRGFSVGRQAPLHNRLPELTMPTLVLAGAQDAKYRAIGEAMARSIPNAQLCIIPEAGHSPHWERPQATAAAVSAFLMTSASES
- the menD gene encoding 2-succinyl-5-enolpyruvyl-6-hydroxy-3-cyclohexene-1-carboxylic-acid synthase; protein product: MVRNTGQTERLPQRGPSGGAAAVGAAADNLRCAHALLATLARAGLRHVVVSSGSRCAPLVLAAGHGRALRIWTNPDERAAGFLALGIGKGTGQPAALVCTSGTAAANYFPAIIEARASGTPLIVITADRPPRLRGVGASQTIDQIHLYGNYPLHFVDLPVPDARPATFTRWIDAGVESFRRSAHGPVHLNAPFDEPLIPTPAEAAGIIGDADAALPQLTTNDQFVDQQPSEHGELATVAELLRQSRRPLIVCGPMPAVEAVSNGIGQLADALGAPLLSDIASPTRALPGAIAHADLILRDSHVAEALAPDLVLRLGGLPTSKAFSEWIAGLRDVPKIGIHELQVPDPHRCLTHALSLPLAAALAQLHQADLRVAAEAEFYRRRWQVADTAVSQSLRESIALSEAPTEAAAIADLIAQLPTATPLFLSNSMPIRWAEMYAAARAGHPRVIVNRGANGIDGIISTAAGVAAGTGKPTVCVLGDLTFLHDQNGLWGLVRQEVPLKLVVFHNDGGGVFHFLPIAAHTPVFEPLVAMPHGVDLERLAQAHGIPSRRLTGGGNVDVQVVDSLAQPGPCLFILRSDRADNHRRHQATLTRATAAARAALELN
- a CDS encoding isochorismate synthase — its product is MASLSTMTPPAPTVGAPALSAWDLARTAIEQARRQDTKTVLVLGFTAPVGDPVVWLSRHHGIPAMYWRGRDGWEYAGLGAAHVIGGHGESAMRAAADEAAAFVRKHVIAEPAPAGRRPRFFGGFAFDPHQTDRGPWRDSSFGDAALILPEALYVRRDTQSYMFFAFEVTPRTTSETLVDRLALFNQRYWGGFAGECPAGPRIAVDEEGTDAARDAWLASVRDVLRRIDAGDFVKTVIAHCQPVAIQSPNSGALDPWPVVRRLRDFDASCYHFGFQYDERFAFLGASPERLLRWSGGRLESEAIAGTVVRGVDPASDQARAEQLLASAKDQHEHRVVVDAVRDALRRLAASDSPDPVAQLELSRLRTLTHLRSAMAVDLRSGVTPGQMLEALHPTPAVAGTPRAAALAIIRAVEAIPRGWYAAPVGWIGADSAEFAVAIRSALLGVERGWLYAGAGLVRGSVPDNEWCEIQDKLSAFHSAVHPAEPQP
- the ubiE gene encoding bifunctional demethylmenaquinone methyltransferase/2-methoxy-6-polyprenyl-1,4-benzoquinol methylase UbiE codes for the protein MEADNAGIAKVFASVQIQEMFDAVAPGYDRANQVLSLGIHHRWRRQLVRLAGAGAGMRVLDCATGTGDLAFAFQRAVGPTGQVTGLDFAPQMIALAERKRAQRHLPVVFTVGDVLALPFPDDAFDISSIAFGIRNVDDPVAGLREMARVVRPGGRVAVLEFGQPDGALFGRFFRWYSNRVIPKVGGWITGKPSSYRYLTDSSAAFPAAEKFVELMHAAGVFSAIVSRPVTGKIAYIYIGTVA
- a CDS encoding ABC transporter permease — its product is MGLFLSYTWRNLTTRKLTTALTVLGMGLVVFVFAAVLMLGHGLQETLVATGSTDNAIFVRDGANTETISLVMRSDAQIAKTQSEVAVNAEGKPIAVNEIVVLINTTKREGGDAANVIIRGTNDNVFELRGELVRLTAGRMFTPGTSEVIAGSAVAKNFTGCGLGESVSFAGREWTVVGTFDAGGAGFDSELWGDVDQVQQAFRRNIYSSVTVRLRDPALFEQLKQKMESDPRMTVDVHQEKEYYAKQSQATTTFITVVGQVVSFIFGLGAIVGAMITMYAAVANRTIEIGTLRALGFSRGRILFVFLLESIWIALLGGAVGLVAASFMSLVQVSTTNWDTFSELAFSFALSPQIVVSSLIFALVMGLVGGFLPAVRASRAKIIESLRAA
- a CDS encoding FtsX-like permease family protein → MRVFKLIYKNALRHKLRTALTVLGIAVAILAFGLLRTVIAAWYAGVNQSAPDRLITRSRISITFTLPVAQKQKIERIPGVEAVGHGTWFGGIYQDPKNFFAQFAFEDTSMFRLYPEFIVDEGAIDKLANTRNGAIVGVETMARFGWQVGQKIPFTGTIYPGTWDFEIVGTYRGRDETIDDSQFIFNWQYIEQRMLQEWPERAGQVGWYVIKIDDPARAAAISQAVDAEFDNSPDETVTETEAQFQQSFVAMAGTIIFSLQVISVLVIGIILLVAANTMAMTARERISEYAVLKTLGFSGGHILGLIGGESLMIALMGGVVGMLLMFPVLNGVAVALRSWFPVFPIEARTFQLAGLAAFGVGVLAAVFPAWRAIHVSIVNGLRRIG
- a CDS encoding ABC transporter ATP-binding protein, whose amino-acid sequence is MANNVVEVRSVSKVYHRDKVEVPVLNHLSLTVPEGEFVALMGPSGSGKTTLLNLIAGIDRPDSGEVWVAGTNLGQLGESDLAKWRARHIGFVFQFYNLLPVLTAFGNVELPLLLTKLTRAERKRQTETALELVGLKDRMHHYPRQLSGGQEQRVAIARAIVTDPTLIVADEPTGDLDRQSAGEILDLLGQLNSEFKKTIVMVTHDPRAAERAHTQRHLEKGELA
- a CDS encoding efflux RND transporter periplasmic adaptor subunit — protein: MTTDSPRPSLSSLRINRDEPRPSGPSASSKSRAWLWGLIAVAVVALIGYFFFGRGAAAIEVQTATVQRLAPASAQSLLTATGYVVAQRAAAVASKGTGRLEELRVEEGDQVKAGDIIARLEAADVTASLGAARAAQKEAEAAVEYAKAQAREARLRFDRVSGLRDKQLASEAEYDQARAASESAEANVVAAEAGLRAAAANVEWAEVQVENTIIRAPFDGTVLTKTADVGEVVAPFASSSSSRGAVVTIADMSSLEVEADVSESNIQQIRVGQPCLITLDALPAEPYRGRVKKVVPTADRSKATVMVKVAFDQLDGRVLPEMSAKISFLPGDLQSDAVSTKTVLTVPSSAVVQRNGVAAVFVVKQGRVSMRPVETGQTYGGTVEVRAGVELGDVVVIAPPPQLGDGDTIKLKS
- the rmuC gene encoding DNA recombination protein RmuC — encoded protein: MFTPSAGEVIACRHGLADSGRGVGGDSQEARMEWLIPLVVGLFLGAAMTWVIARRQNAASLQALREEMALSHQNALAFAQTQLQKNEESFVRLRQEHEEAKVARERAESDLRNAQKALEDQRRNIEEIRAQMIDRFKALSSEILRQTLDDAKGDLTQKQQAIDTLLRPVADTLKRYEEHIKALEQARQQAYGNIEAQLKQVTQSTQELQKQTFSLGQALRAPQVKGRWGELTLRRIVELAGMTEHVDFVEQFSVDSEEGRLRPDMIVHIPGGGTMVVDSKVPLNAYLEAVSADSEETRASQLARHAQQVKAHVRSLSSKAYWNQFDQSPDYVIMFIPGESFFSAALEADRGLFEEAMASRVILASPSSLMSILSGQAHSWRLEQFQKNAEEIRILGGQLYDRIVTFVDNFSGVGKALEQAVSSYDKAVGSLERRVLVSARKFRELGATAQPEIAEVNIVERAPRKVQSELLIGPDNEEN